The Solidesulfovibrio fructosivorans JJ] genome has a segment encoding these proteins:
- a CDS encoding IS256 family transposase: MAEDNMALIELMQKADGGDFLRCLAEAVLQLLMEADVDGLIGASRHERSAERVSYRNGYRDRSLDTRVGSLQLRIPKLRQGSYFPPFLEPRKTSERALVAVIQEAWIGGISTRRVDDLVQAMGLSGISKSQVSKLCKDIDERVHAFLSRPLTGEWPYLWLDATYLKQREGGRVVSVAAIIAVAANTEGRREIVGLHIGPSEAEPFWSFFLKGLLCRGLTGVKLIVSDAHEGLKAAIAKTFGATWQRCRVHWMRNALARVPKSQHAMVSAALRQAFLQSDAASASQTWRHVADQLRGKWPKLASFMDETEHDVLAYMTFPAQHRVKLHSTNHLERLNKEVKRRADVVGIFPNEQSIIRLIGAILLEQNDEWQLQSRYMQVESMAELNTQQNEAQPAQIPPRAA, encoded by the coding sequence ATGGCCGAGGATAACATGGCATTAATCGAGTTGATGCAAAAGGCCGATGGCGGTGATTTTCTCCGCTGCCTGGCGGAAGCCGTCTTGCAACTTCTCATGGAAGCCGATGTGGATGGCTTGATCGGAGCCAGCCGCCACGAACGAAGCGCCGAGCGAGTCAGCTACCGCAACGGCTACCGGGACCGCAGCCTTGATACTCGCGTCGGCTCCCTACAACTGCGCATCCCCAAGCTGCGCCAGGGCAGCTACTTTCCGCCCTTTCTGGAGCCGCGCAAGACCAGCGAGCGCGCCTTGGTAGCCGTCATCCAAGAGGCCTGGATCGGGGGCATATCGACGCGGCGCGTGGACGATCTCGTCCAGGCCATGGGGCTTTCCGGCATCTCGAAATCCCAAGTGTCCAAGCTGTGCAAGGACATCGATGAACGGGTCCATGCCTTTCTTTCCAGGCCGTTGACGGGAGAATGGCCCTATTTGTGGCTGGACGCGACCTACCTCAAGCAACGCGAAGGCGGCCGGGTGGTCAGCGTCGCCGCCATAATCGCCGTGGCGGCGAACACGGAAGGCCGCCGGGAAATCGTGGGATTGCATATCGGCCCCAGCGAGGCCGAGCCGTTCTGGTCTTTTTTCCTCAAAGGCCTTCTTTGTCGGGGACTTACTGGCGTGAAGCTGATCGTCTCCGACGCACATGAAGGCCTCAAAGCCGCCATCGCCAAGACGTTCGGGGCCACGTGGCAGCGTTGTCGAGTCCACTGGATGCGAAACGCCTTGGCTCGGGTCCCCAAGTCCCAGCACGCCATGGTTTCGGCCGCCCTGCGCCAAGCCTTTTTACAGTCGGATGCTGCCAGCGCCAGCCAGACCTGGCGGCATGTCGCCGACCAGCTTCGCGGCAAATGGCCAAAACTCGCCAGCTTCATGGACGAAACCGAGCACGACGTGCTGGCCTACATGACCTTTCCGGCACAGCACCGGGTCAAGCTGCACAGCACCAATCACCTGGAAAGGCTGAATAAAGAGGTTAAGCGTCGGGCGGACGTGGTCGGGATCTTCCCCAACGAGCAGTCCATCATCCGGCTCATCGGGGCCATCTTGCTGGAGCAAAACGACGAGTGGCAGCTGCAAAGCCGCTACATGCAGGTCGAATCCATGGCCGAACTCAACACCCAACAAAACGAGGCGCAGCCAGCCCAAATTCCACCCAGGGCAGCCTGA
- a CDS encoding LysR family transcriptional regulator, translated as MRKLLADIPYFIEAANRSSFTQAAEALDIPLATLSRRIAAMEGSLGVRLFFRTTRTIALTEDGKEFLESCKFIMAEANGVKERLSQKQIEPSGPIRLSVEAFVYHCCMHGALGKFTKKYPNIDLHTIFSAEWKDLHREPFDLDIRTGQVPYPELKVRKLLSLHPALYCTADFLKNHPKPKYPNDLKRLPFIAQTQEGRYTLTCSKGDDVKTVVLHPKHTVQSVGLALELLLAGQGVATVIPQLAKVFDKNGDLVQLLPDWPLAKVDINLTLPNDRMPKRIRLFVDHVVEHFQSLQ; from the coding sequence ATGCGTAAACTCCTGGCAGATATCCCTTACTTCATCGAAGCAGCAAACCGTTCCAGCTTTACCCAGGCGGCAGAGGCTTTGGACATTCCCCTTGCAACGCTTTCACGTCGCATAGCGGCAATGGAAGGATCGCTCGGGGTACGGCTGTTTTTTCGGACTACCAGGACAATTGCGCTGACAGAGGATGGGAAAGAATTTTTGGAAAGCTGTAAGTTTATTATGGCAGAAGCGAACGGTGTCAAAGAACGCCTTTCACAAAAGCAAATAGAGCCATCCGGCCCAATTAGGCTTTCCGTTGAAGCCTTTGTTTATCACTGTTGTATGCATGGGGCACTTGGCAAGTTTACAAAAAAATATCCAAATATCGATTTACACACTATATTTTCAGCTGAATGGAAAGACTTGCACCGAGAGCCATTCGATTTGGATATCAGAACAGGACAAGTGCCATATCCTGAACTGAAAGTCAGAAAACTTTTGTCCTTACATCCTGCACTGTATTGCACAGCTGATTTTTTAAAGAACCATCCTAAACCAAAATACCCCAACGACTTGAAAAGACTGCCGTTTATTGCACAGACACAGGAGGGGCGCTACACATTAACATGCAGCAAAGGTGATGACGTTAAGACTGTTGTGCTTCATCCCAAGCACACGGTACAAAGCGTTGGCCTTGCCTTAGAATTATTGCTTGCCGGCCAGGGTGTGGCGACAGTTATTCCCCAACTCGCCAAAGTATTTGATAAAAATGGCGATCTTGTTCAACTTCTTCCTGACTGGCCTTTGGCCAAGGTTGATATCAACCTGACCCTGCCTAATGACCGGATGCCGAAGCGTATCCGTCTATTTGTGGATCATGTTGTCGAGCATTTTCAAAGTCTGCAATAA
- a CDS encoding methyltransferase domain-containing protein — MRTCHHCDSTTGKRRHPSSYDMQASQIVFAGLDLQPGDVFLDAGCGLGEYALEAARRVGPTGMVHAFDVNPGCIEDLASQAAALGLSHLHAAVVDITRPLPLADASITVGLLGTVLHIPAVTRAMATVFTEMRRVLRPDGRLGVVECNQHFFHGPPLPLRLAAGRITGELESCGFQPLGITDMGYNYLSLYRKSMP, encoded by the coding sequence ATGCGGACATGTCATCATTGCGATTCGACCACCGGCAAACGCCGCCACCCGTCGAGTTACGACATGCAGGCTTCGCAAATCGTCTTTGCCGGTCTGGACCTGCAACCGGGGGACGTCTTTTTGGACGCCGGCTGCGGCCTGGGGGAGTACGCCCTGGAAGCCGCGCGCCGCGTCGGGCCGACGGGCATGGTCCATGCCTTTGACGTCAACCCCGGCTGCATAGAGGACTTGGCGAGCCAGGCCGCCGCGCTCGGCCTTTCCCACCTGCATGCCGCTGTCGTGGACATCACCCGGCCGCTGCCCTTGGCCGATGCTTCGATCACGGTCGGCCTGCTCGGCACGGTGCTGCACATTCCGGCGGTCACCCGGGCCATGGCCACGGTGTTTACGGAGATGCGCCGGGTACTGCGTCCGGACGGGCGGCTGGGCGTCGTCGAATGCAACCAGCATTTCTTTCATGGTCCGCCGCTCCCGTTGCGGCTGGCCGCAGGGCGGATCACCGGGGAATTGGAGTCGTGCGGCTTTCAGCCCCTCGGGATCACTGACATGGGATACAATTATCTCTCGTTGTATCGAAAATCGATGCCATAA